The Desulfosoma sp. genomic interval GGCCAAAGGTGTTCAGTTCCTGCAAAAGGCTTTGGAAAAACTTCAAACACCCCAAACATTTTCCACCAAGGATCTGGAAGGGGTTGTCAAAGCCTTGTATTTCGAAGATGGCCTGGTGGTAACGTCTCGAGGCCGAGAAGCACCTTGAGAAAAAGGGGCTGGAGATGCGGGTGTGAAGCAAACCCGTGCCCAGCCCCTTCATTGTTCAGTACAAGAACATGGGTTTACCCATGACGTGGCGCACCTTCGGGCGGTAGTTTTCCACGTCGTAGAGTTCGTGCACATCCACGCGTTTTTGTCCCGAAACCACGATGCTCACTGGCATGTCCGTGTAAATGCCTTTGCTGAGTGCCACCATGCGGCCGAAGTTTCTTCTGAGGGCCAAATCCACGGCCATATTGGCGAAATTGACCGCTACCATGAGATCCAAAGAATCCGGCGCTCCACTTCTCATGAGGTAGGAGAGCTGCTGGTAGATGATGTCTTGGCCTGTAAGCTTTTTAAGAATCTCGCCGGTGATCAGGCCGATACCGCCAAGCTTTTTGTGACCGTAGGCGTCTTCTTCGCCACGTTCCACAATCGTTCCGGTCATCATCCGAGCCCCTTCGCTGATGGTCATCATGGCGTAATTGCTTGGATTGTTCTTTTTATCTTCCATAATCAACGTCGCCAATCTTTCGGGATCAAAGGGCACCTCGCTGATGATGGCTCGATCCGCGCCAGCAAGGTAGGCACTGATGAGAGACGTTTCTCCGCAATGACGCCCGAAAAGTTCAATGACTCCGATGCGTTCATGGGATCCTGTGGACGTTCTCAAGGCGTGAATGAAGTTGACACTCCGCGTCACCGCCGTGGAAAAACCGATACAATAGTCGGTACCAAAAACATCGTTGTCCATGGTCTTAGGGACCGCCAGTACCGGAAAGCCCTCCTGGTGTAACCGAACGGCATAACTTAGAGTGTCATCCCCGCCGATGGCCACCAGGCAATCGACGCCGAGTTTGTCCAAGTTGTTGAGCACATGGGATGTGAGATCTTTCTTCTCCCCTTCGGAACGGAACTGAGATGCCAAGAAGGGAGGCGCTTCCTTAAGCCGCACGGCCGCGGGGTTGGTTCGAGAAGTGTGCAGGTAGGTTCCGCCTGTACGGTCTATGGTGCGGACCGTGTTCTTTTCCAGCCATTGAAAGCATTTGGAGAATGTTTCCGAATCTTCGGGATTGTAGTCGACAAGCCCTGCCCAGCCTCGGCGAATGCCGAGGACGCGAAAGCCCTCCTCGACACATCGATACACCAAAATTTTGATACAGGGATTGAGCCCGGGGACATCGCCTCCCCCCGTGAGGATGCCGATGGTGTGGATGGGTTTCAGCTCATAGACCATGGCAGCACCTCCTCTTTGTTGAGGCAATACTCGAGTCACTCCATGGGAATGGCGAAAAAGATTTCCATTCTACTGTATACGAAGCTTGGACAACCGCAAAGGGAGTCCTTTACGAATAAAGCGGCGATTGATAAAAAAACGGCTTGGGATTTTGGTTTGGAGTGACGAAAGACTCGTCAAATGCAAAGAGGTGGGATGAAGATGTCGGATAAAGAAGTCCATGATTTTTGGCAGCATCATTCAGAAAAATTTCTGGAAATGGCCTTAAGAACGGATCGCATGGAATCTCTCGCACATGCCGATGGTCACGGAATGAAAAAAGGCTCGTGCGGAGACACGGTAGAGTTTTTCGTCGTCACCGACCCTGATGGAGCCATACAACGCGTGGCATTTCAAGTCCAGGGGTGCCTCAATACCGTTGCCTGTGCCAATACCGTTTGTGAACTCATGGAAGGAAAGTTTTTGGAAGACGCCTGGGACCTGACGCCGGAACAGGTCGTCGAATACCTTGAGACTCTTCCAAAGCATGAACACCACTGCGCAGAACTGGCGGTGGGTGCCTTTTACCTGGCTATTGCCGATGTGCACCGAAAGAAAAAGGAACCCTGGAAGAAAATCTACGGAAGAAGCGACGAGAGCCACTGAAGAAAAGAGGCTACGTCGTCAAAGACTTTATGGATACCCGTGCGTCGAGCAAAATCAGGATCCCATTGAAAGACGGGCCCACCGGCCGCAACAATCACACCTTGAGGAAGCCCTTGAACAATGGCGGCCACAAGGGGTTCAGCATCGGCGCGAAGCACGGTCAGCCCCAAAATATCAGGCGGGTCTCGGCGACACGCCTCAAGGATCTCCTCGGGAGTACACAAAAGCCCTAAGCGAACTGTCTGCGCCCCTACAGCTTGAGCCGCAGCCGCGATGACCTCAAGACCGTTTCCCCAACCGTCGTCGATGGTTGCTAGAGCAATCTTCGGAAAACTGCCGAGAGGCGGTCGCGCTTCAAGCGGGACGGTTTCCAGAAGTCTCTGAAGATCTTCCAGATCTCGAAGGACATTCCATCGCCCGGGCAGCCGGTGAAGGCGCCAATGATGAACGCGGTCGAGAAGGTGCGCTTTAAAGTCTTGCCAGGATACACTCTGAGGCGGGTCAACGAGGCTCATGCATACAGATGCCTTCTGAAAGCAGCCTCTTTTCTTCCGCCAACCTTTGGCGCAACCAGACCAACACCTTGTCGAATTCGTCCCGCAATTCCCGTAAGGCTCGTCCCCGATGGCTCACCGCCGCCTTCTCTTCCGGTGTCATTTCCGCAAACGTCTTCCCTGCCGGCGGGTAATAAAAAAGGGGATCATAGCCAAATCCAAAACCACCTCGAGGTTCCGTGGTGATTTCCCCTTCGCATACGGCCTCATAGGTCAGGGCCGGACCTGTCGGTACGGCAAGCGAAAGGACACACACAAACCGGGCTTTACGATGGGTTTGGCCCTTCATGGCCTCAAGAAGCTTGCGGTTGTTGTCGGCATCCGTGGCGTTCTCGCCGGCGTATCGAGCGGAATGCACACCTGGCGCTCCACCCAAAGCTTCGACTTCCAAGCCGGAGTCGTCGGCCAGAGCCGGAAGCCCTAGAACGCGGGCTGTAAAAAGCGCTTTCTTGTAAGCATTTTCCTCAAAAGTTCGGCCGTCTTCTCGAGGTTCCGGCAGCGGGCCGAAATCCGTCACATCTCGAACCTCTACGGGAAAGCCCTCTAAAAGGGCTCGAATCTCCGCGGACTTTGCACGATTTCGAGTGGCAATGACCAGAGTTACGGTTTCCATGACGGCGTACGTGCCTCCTTGAAGCCTTTAGGCTGACGAGGCGTGAGACGTGGAAGTTTCTTCCGCATCCGACGCCTCGGCCTCTTCTTTCTTTTCAAAGAAATGAGCAATCCAGACACTCATTTCGTAGAGAATAAGCAAGGGAATAGCCATAAGAATCTGAGTAAAAACGTCGGGTGGTGTCAAAATGGCCGCCCCAATAAAGATGATAAGGATAGCGTACTTTCTATGCTTTTTAAGAAAACTCGCTTTGACCAGCCCCAGTTTTGCCAGAAAGAAGGTGACCAAGGGCATTTCAAACACGAGCCCAAAGGCAATGAGAAGCCGCGTGGCAAAAGAAAGAAATTCTTTGGTGCTGATCATGGGGGCGATGAATTCCGTGGCAAAAGAAGTAAAAAACTGAAATCCATAAGGAAAAACGATAAGATAACCGAAAGCGGCACCACCGATAAAGAAAATTGTAGACAAGATGACAATGGGGTAAAGATAGCGGCGTTCGTGCTCATAGAGGCCAGGGGCCACAAAACGCCAAAACTGGTAAAGAATGACCGGAATCGCCAAGGCCACACCACCGAGAAAAGAAACTCTAATATAGGTCATAAAGGCTTCGTGTGGCGCCGTATAGATGAGCTTCTGATGCCCGTCTTTGGGTAGGGCTTGCAGTAGGGGCTGCATAAGCCAAGAAAAGATCTTTTCCTTAAAGAAATAGGAAATGACAAACCCGACACCCACGGCAATGGCGCAAATAATAAGCCGTCGTCGCAGCTCCTCCAGATGTTCCGTGAACGGCATTTTATCAGAAGGCTGACTCATGGGACTTTTCGATTCTCTGCGGTTTCACTCTGAGGTTCCGTCTCTTTCGGCACTTCGGTCTCTGTCTTGGATCCTTCGGCCACCGTTCCTTGCTGTGGGGTCGTCTCAGGGGCTGATTCAACCTTGACGGCCTCCGGCTTGATGGATGAGCTCAAATTTTCCAACATGATTTGGCTTTGGGCCGTGCGGAATTCCTTTTTCAGCTCCTGGACCGTCTCATCCTGCTCAAAGGTGCTCTTAAGGTCGCTTGTGGCCTTTCGAAATTCCGCCAACCCTCGACCTAGAGCCCGAGCAAGATCCGGCAGCTTTCCCGGTCCCACCACGATAAGTGCGATAAAAAGAATCAGGAGGAGTTCCTGAAACCCCATGCCGAACATTTCATACCCCCTTGGAATCCGGTGGCTCTGACGGCTCTACGTGTTCCGACAGCTCATGGTATTGGGCTTCCCGCACATCAGGTTTTTCGACCTGGAAACCTTTCTTGAACTCGGTGACACTTTCGCCCAGAGCTTTGCCCACTTGGGCGAGGCGCTTTCCACCATAAATAAAAATCACGATGCCCAGTATGAGGAGCAATTCCGTGGGGCCCAAACCAAAAACCATGGATCCTTTCCTCTTAGTCCATGCCGCCTTCGATCGTTCGATTTTCGTCCTTTGATATCAGCCTTTCAATGTCTCAGGGATGGGATCACCTCCATGCTTGCTTTTTACTTCGTCGCGTAGCTATGCAAGCCGCTCAGCAAAAAATTTACACCAAAATAGGTGAAGAGGACTGAACAGAATCCAACAACCGACAACCAAGCCACCCTCGGCCCTCTCCAACCCCGCACCGCCCTCGCATGAAGCACCGTAGCATAAATAAGCCACGTGATCAGAGACCAGGTTTCCTTGGGATCCCAACTCCAATAGGATCCCCATGCCGAATCGGCCCACACGGACCCGGTGATGATGCCGATGGAAAGCCAGAAGAACCCGAAAAGGATAACCTGGTAATTGAATTCATCCAGTTCTCGAGCGCTGGGAAAAAGACTGGCGGAAAGGAGGGACCATGGCCGTCCTTCTTTTCTTCTGCGCCAGAGGTAGGCAAGGCTTAAACCGAAGGAAATAGCGAAGGCGCCGTAGCCCATAAAGCAGGTGACCACATGGGCGATAAGCCAGTTGCTCTTGAGGGCCGGCACCAAAGGTTGAATCTTGGAAACCACGTCAGGGGAAAACGACGCGTAGGCCATGGCCAGAAAAGCGATACCGGTCGGTACAAATCCA includes:
- a CDS encoding cobalamin-dependent protein (Presence of a B(12) (cobalamin)-binding domain implies dependence on cobalamin itself, in one of its several forms, or in some unusual lineages, dependence on a cobalamin-like analog.); the encoded protein is MSLVDPPQSVSWQDFKAHLLDRVHHWRLHRLPGRWNVLRDLEDLQRLLETVPLEARPPLGSFPKIALATIDDGWGNGLEVIAAAAQAVGAQTVRLGLLCTPEEILEACRRDPPDILGLTVLRADAEPLVAAIVQGLPQGVIVAAGGPVFQWDPDFARRTGIHKVFDDVASFLQWLSSLLP
- the tatC gene encoding twin-arginine translocase subunit TatC; its protein translation is MSQPSDKMPFTEHLEELRRRLIICAIAVGVGFVISYFFKEKIFSWLMQPLLQALPKDGHQKLIYTAPHEAFMTYIRVSFLGGVALAIPVILYQFWRFVAPGLYEHERRYLYPIVILSTIFFIGGAAFGYLIVFPYGFQFFTSFATEFIAPMISTKEFLSFATRLLIAFGLVFEMPLVTFFLAKLGLVKASFLKKHRKYAILIIFIGAAILTPPDVFTQILMAIPLLILYEMSVWIAHFFEKKEEAEASDAEETSTSHASSA
- the ccsB gene encoding c-type cytochrome biogenesis protein CcsB; protein product: MNSSILLGVTTFAYLLTTTVYLAGVTFQKPRLLSWGTGCALVTLLIQTAGIALRWKESYDLGFGHAPLSNLYESLVFGSWVLVLIYVVFERKMGHRALGFVPTGIAFLAMAYASFSPDVVSKIQPLVPALKSNWLIAHVVTCFMGYGAFAISFGLSLAYLWRRRKEGRPWSLLSASLFPSARELDEFNYQVILFGFFWLSIGIITGSVWADSAWGSYWSWDPKETWSLITWLIYATVLHARAVRGWRGPRVAWLSVVGFCSVLFTYFGVNFLLSGLHSYATK
- the tatB gene encoding Sec-independent protein translocase protein TatB, which encodes MFGMGFQELLLILFIALIVVGPGKLPDLARALGRGLAEFRKATSDLKSTFEQDETVQELKKEFRTAQSQIMLENLSSSIKPEAVKVESAPETTPQQGTVAEGSKTETEVPKETEPQSETAENRKVP
- a CDS encoding iron-sulfur cluster assembly scaffold protein, with amino-acid sequence MSDKEVHDFWQHHSEKFLEMALRTDRMESLAHADGHGMKKGSCGDTVEFFVVTDPDGAIQRVAFQVQGCLNTVACANTVCELMEGKFLEDAWDLTPEQVVEYLETLPKHEHHCAELAVGAFYLAIADVHRKKKEPWKKIYGRSDESH
- a CDS encoding 6-phosphofructokinase, with product MVYELKPIHTIGILTGGGDVPGLNPCIKILVYRCVEEGFRVLGIRRGWAGLVDYNPEDSETFSKCFQWLEKNTVRTIDRTGGTYLHTSRTNPAAVRLKEAPPFLASQFRSEGEKKDLTSHVLNNLDKLGVDCLVAIGGDDTLSYAVRLHQEGFPVLAVPKTMDNDVFGTDYCIGFSTAVTRSVNFIHALRTSTGSHERIGVIELFGRHCGETSLISAYLAGADRAIISEVPFDPERLATLIMEDKKNNPSNYAMMTISEGARMMTGTIVERGEEDAYGHKKLGGIGLITGEILKKLTGQDIIYQQLSYLMRSGAPDSLDLMVAVNFANMAVDLALRRNFGRMVALSKGIYTDMPVSIVVSGQKRVDVHELYDVENYRPKVRHVMGKPMFLY
- a CDS encoding twin-arginine translocase TatA/TatE family subunit, with amino-acid sequence MVFGLGPTELLLILGIVIFIYGGKRLAQVGKALGESVTEFKKGFQVEKPDVREAQYHELSEHVEPSEPPDSKGV
- a CDS encoding XTP/dITP diphosphatase — encoded protein: METVTLVIATRNRAKSAEIRALLEGFPVEVRDVTDFGPLPEPREDGRTFEENAYKKALFTARVLGLPALADDSGLEVEALGGAPGVHSARYAGENATDADNNRKLLEAMKGQTHRKARFVCVLSLAVPTGPALTYEAVCEGEITTEPRGGFGFGYDPLFYYPPAGKTFAEMTPEEKAAVSHRGRALRELRDEFDKVLVWLRQRLAEEKRLLSEGICMHEPR